In the genome of Rhodoferax sp. BAB1, one region contains:
- the glyS gene encoding glycine--tRNA ligase subunit beta: MTTQNLLVELFVEELPPKALKKLGDAFAGVLFEELKLRGLTSDNSVLTSFASPRRLAAHITNVRERGADKEVVEKLMPLAIAIKDGKPTEAFRKRLAKEGRGHLADLWPNAVDGSDSLLVQNDGKTDAVYMRGLAVGGSLQVGLEAALAESIAKLPIPKVMSYQLETDCELPGWSSVNFVRPAHGLVALHGSTVVPVKALGLTAGNSTRGHRFEAKSEVVVLKDADSYASALLNEGAVIASFAERKAEIARQLAAAAAKVGGGARPIEDDALLDEVTALVERPNVLVCQFEQEFLGVPQECLILTMKANQKYFPLLDAAGKLTNKFLVVSNISPTDASAVIGGNERVVRPRLADAKFFFDQDRKKTLESRVEGLGKVVYHNKLGTQGERVERVRAIAKAIAQQLGDTKLVATADTAARLAKTDLLTDMVGEFPELQGIMGGYYARHDGLGEEVANAIEDHYKPRFAGDELPRNTTGLVVALADKLETLVGMFGIGNLPTGDKDPFALRRHALGVIRILVERDLEVSLFGLIGAAFAAFPKGLIGQANTDLLIFMLDRFAGLLREEGFTPQEVDAVMALNPVRLNLVPRQLAAVRAFAALPEAAALAAANKRISNILKKAQEVDAHVSEVLLKETAEKNLYAALKNVVPQANAQFEAGDYTASLKTLAALRAPVDAFFDDVMVNAEELDLRLNRQGLLKSLHDAMNRVADLSRLAT; encoded by the coding sequence ATGACGACCCAAAACCTTCTTGTTGAACTGTTTGTCGAAGAGCTGCCGCCCAAGGCGCTCAAGAAGCTTGGTGACGCTTTTGCCGGTGTGCTATTCGAGGAACTCAAGTTGCGCGGCCTGACTTCCGATAACTCAGTCCTGACTTCGTTTGCCTCGCCACGTAGACTGGCAGCTCATATAACGAATGTGCGTGAGCGAGGTGCCGACAAGGAAGTTGTCGAAAAGCTGATGCCACTTGCAATCGCGATTAAAGATGGCAAGCCTACGGAGGCATTTCGCAAGAGGCTGGCGAAAGAGGGGCGGGGACACTTGGCAGACCTCTGGCCGAATGCGGTGGACGGGTCGGATAGTCTGCTTGTCCAGAACGATGGCAAAACTGACGCTGTCTACATGCGCGGCTTGGCGGTCGGCGGTAGCTTGCAGGTTGGTTTGGAAGCTGCTCTTGCCGAATCCATTGCCAAGCTGCCCATCCCCAAGGTCATGAGCTACCAGCTCGAGACGGATTGCGAATTGCCGGGCTGGAGCAGTGTCAACTTCGTGCGCCCGGCGCACGGTCTGGTGGCCCTGCATGGCAGCACCGTGGTGCCCGTGAAGGCCCTGGGCCTGACGGCCGGCAACAGCACGCGCGGTCACCGCTTCGAGGCCAAGAGCGAAGTCGTGGTGCTGAAGGATGCCGACAGCTACGCCAGCGCGCTGCTGAACGAGGGCGCAGTGATCGCCTCCTTTGCCGAGCGCAAGGCCGAGATTGCGCGCCAGTTGGCGGCTGCAGCGGCCAAGGTCGGCGGGGGAGCCCGTCCGATCGAGGACGATGCGCTGCTCGACGAGGTGACGGCCCTGGTCGAGCGCCCCAATGTGCTGGTCTGCCAGTTCGAGCAGGAGTTTCTCGGCGTGCCGCAGGAATGCCTGATCCTCACGATGAAGGCCAACCAGAAGTATTTCCCGCTGCTGGACGCGGCCGGCAAGCTCACGAACAAATTCCTCGTGGTCAGCAACATCAGCCCGACCGATGCCAGCGCGGTGATCGGTGGCAACGAGCGCGTGGTGCGCCCGCGCCTGGCCGATGCCAAGTTCTTCTTCGACCAGGACCGCAAGAAGACGCTCGAATCGCGCGTCGAGGGCCTGGGCAAGGTGGTCTATCACAACAAGCTCGGCACCCAGGGTGAGCGGGTGGAGCGCGTGCGTGCCATTGCCAAGGCCATTGCCCAGCAACTGGGCGACACCAAGCTGGTCGCCACTGCCGATACGGCTGCGCGCCTGGCCAAGACCGACCTGCTGACCGACATGGTGGGCGAGTTCCCCGAGCTGCAGGGCATCATGGGCGGGTATTACGCGCGCCATGACGGCCTGGGCGAGGAGGTGGCCAACGCCATCGAAGACCATTACAAGCCGCGCTTCGCCGGTGACGAGTTGCCGCGCAATACGACCGGTCTGGTGGTGGCACTGGCCGACAAGCTGGAGACCCTGGTCGGCATGTTCGGCATCGGCAACCTGCCCACCGGCGACAAGGATCCTTTTGCGCTTCGCCGTCACGCGCTGGGCGTGATCCGCATCCTTGTGGAGCGCGACCTGGAAGTTTCCTTGTTCGGTCTGATTGGTGCTGCCTTTGCGGCATTCCCAAAAGGGTTGATTGGCCAAGCAAATACTGATCTTTTGATTTTCATGCTCGATCGGTTTGCGGGCTTGCTGCGTGAGGAAGGCTTTACGCCACAGGAGGTTGACGCCGTCATGGCGCTTAACCCGGTGCGTCTGAATCTTGTGCCTAGGCAACTGGCCGCCGTGCGCGCCTTCGCTGCCCTGCCCGAAGCGGCCGCCCTGGCCGCGGCCAACAAGCGCATCAGCAACATCCTCAAGAAAGCACAGGAAGTCGATGCCCACGTCAGCGAAGTGCTGCTGAAGGAAACGGCCGAGAAAAACCTCTACGCCGCATTGAAGAATGTGGTGCCCCAGGCCAACGCCCAGTTCGAGGCCGGTGACTACACCGCCTCGCTCAAGACCCTGGCCGCCCTGCGCGCTCCGGTGGACGCCTTCTTCGACGACGTGATGGTGAATGCCGAAGAGCTGGACCTGCGCCTGAACCGCCAGGGCCTGCTCAAGAGCCTGCACGACGCCATGAACCGCGTGGCCGACCTGTCGCGCCTGGCGACATAA
- the gmhB gene encoding D-glycero-beta-D-manno-heptose 1,7-bisphosphate 7-phosphatase gives MKLVILDRDGTINEDSSEFIKSAAEWKPLPGALEAIAKLNHAGWHVVVASNQSGLGRGLFDVAALNAMHAKMHKLLATAGGRVEAVFYCPHAPDQTCRCRKPLPGLFEQIGERYGVSLKGVPTVGDSARDIMAGAAVGCEPHLVLTGKGAALRGQPLPDNFPAGTRVHEDLLAFADYLVARDTTA, from the coding sequence ATGAAGCTGGTCATCCTCGACCGCGACGGCACCATCAACGAGGACAGTTCGGAGTTCATCAAGTCCGCCGCCGAATGGAAACCGCTGCCCGGCGCGCTGGAGGCGATTGCCAAGCTCAACCATGCCGGCTGGCATGTGGTGGTGGCCAGCAACCAGTCAGGTCTGGGCCGCGGCCTGTTCGACGTGGCAGCGCTCAACGCCATGCATGCCAAGATGCACAAGCTGCTGGCCACGGCTGGCGGACGTGTCGAGGCCGTCTTCTACTGCCCGCATGCGCCCGATCAGACCTGCCGCTGCCGCAAGCCGCTGCCGGGGTTGTTCGAGCAGATCGGCGAGCGCTACGGCGTCTCGCTCAAGGGTGTGCCCACGGTGGGTGATTCGGCGCGCGACATCATGGCCGGTGCAGCCGTGGGCTGCGAGCCGCACCTGGTGCTGACCGGCAAGGGCGCGGCCCTGCGCGGCCAGCCCTTGCCCGACAACTTTCCGGCCGGCACGCGCGTGCACGAGGACCTGCTGGCCTTCGCCGACTACCTGGTGGCGCGCGACACCACCGCCTGA
- a CDS encoding 1-acyl-sn-glycerol-3-phosphate acyltransferase yields MALLRSLLHLLWMIVTVIPWGIIMVVASIRVRGNPLYWMAARWLGWAIDGARVLLGIQVRVSGMENLPVGETSPAILLVKHQSTLETFLMPTLMPHPLAYVFKKELLYVPFFGWAMGRLDMIHIDRSQGSQAFAKVVAQGKELLARGVWIIMFPEGTRIPRGKQGTYKTGGTRLAVATGAPVIPIAVSSAKCWPRKAFIKRAGVVDVSIGQPIPSAGREPAELMREVEAWIEAEMRRLDPEAYR; encoded by the coding sequence ATGGCACTGCTCCGTTCCCTGCTGCATCTCCTGTGGATGATCGTCACGGTGATTCCCTGGGGCATCATCATGGTGGTGGCCTCGATACGCGTGCGCGGCAACCCGCTGTACTGGATGGCGGCGCGCTGGCTGGGCTGGGCCATCGACGGTGCCCGCGTGTTGCTGGGCATCCAGGTCCGTGTCAGCGGCATGGAGAACCTGCCGGTGGGCGAGACCAGTCCGGCCATCCTGCTGGTCAAGCACCAGTCCACGCTGGAAACCTTCCTCATGCCCACACTGATGCCGCACCCGCTGGCCTATGTGTTCAAGAAGGAGCTGCTGTACGTGCCCTTCTTCGGCTGGGCCATGGGCCGGCTGGACATGATCCACATCGACCGCTCGCAGGGCTCACAGGCCTTTGCCAAGGTGGTGGCGCAGGGCAAGGAGCTGTTGGCGCGCGGCGTCTGGATCATCATGTTCCCCGAAGGCACACGCATCCCGCGCGGGAAGCAGGGCACCTACAAGACCGGCGGCACACGCCTGGCCGTGGCCACCGGTGCGCCCGTGATCCCGATCGCCGTGAGCTCGGCCAAGTGCTGGCCGCGCAAGGCTTTCATCAAGCGTGCGGGGGTGGTGGACGTGTCCATCGGCCAGCCCATCCCCAGCGCGGGCCGCGAGCCGGCCGAGCTGATGCGTGAAGTCGAGGCCTGGATCGAGGCCGAGATGCGCCGCCTGGATCCTGAGGCCTACCGCTGA
- a CDS encoding M48 family metallopeptidase has protein sequence MRSFLQLALDLFDAAPVQAPPPSIVVPEPRPELHGPQQPAQSITSVMAPAQFSHPRATRETRLCDAQVAYEFKRGKRRTIGMQVGPDGLVVSAPRWVPLYEVEAALQEKASWIVRKLGEMRERQQRLDSTHIEWRDGSSFPFLGETVIVVLDPTHAYRTVGGSLKADDVEVVLHTDAQAPNLTLDGVPHLTLHIGLPQHASTQQIRDTVQAWLMRQAHRVFTERLQHYAPQLGVQWRKLSLSSAGTRWGSASSDGAIRLNWRLVHFRQSVIDYVVAHELSHLRVMDHSPRFWETVRSVVPDYQSLRGELRDEALPRWH, from the coding sequence ATGCGCAGCTTCCTCCAGCTCGCCCTCGACCTCTTCGATGCAGCGCCCGTGCAGGCGCCGCCGCCTTCGATCGTCGTCCCCGAGCCCCGCCCGGAACTGCACGGGCCGCAGCAGCCGGCCCAGTCCATCACCAGCGTGATGGCGCCGGCGCAGTTCAGCCACCCGCGCGCCACCCGCGAGACGCGCCTGTGCGACGCACAGGTGGCCTACGAATTCAAGCGCGGCAAACGCCGCACCATCGGCATGCAGGTGGGGCCCGACGGCCTGGTGGTCAGCGCGCCGCGCTGGGTGCCGCTGTACGAGGTGGAAGCCGCACTGCAGGAGAAGGCCAGCTGGATCGTGCGCAAGCTCGGCGAGATGCGCGAGCGCCAGCAGCGCCTGGATTCGACCCACATCGAGTGGCGCGACGGCAGCAGTTTCCCCTTCCTGGGCGAGACGGTGATCGTGGTGCTCGACCCGACCCACGCCTACCGTACGGTGGGCGGAAGCCTCAAGGCCGATGACGTGGAGGTGGTGCTGCATACCGACGCCCAGGCGCCCAACCTCACGCTGGACGGCGTGCCGCACCTGACCCTGCACATCGGCCTGCCGCAGCACGCCAGCACCCAGCAGATCCGCGACACCGTGCAGGCCTGGCTGATGCGCCAGGCCCATCGCGTCTTCACTGAACGGCTGCAGCACTACGCGCCGCAACTGGGCGTGCAGTGGCGCAAGCTCTCGCTCAGCAGCGCCGGCACGCGCTGGGGCAGCGCCAGCAGTGACGGTGCGATTCGCCTGAACTGGCGCCTCGTCCATTTCCGCCAGAGCGTGATCGACTACGTGGTCGCGCACGAACTCAGCCACCTGCGCGTGATGGACCACAGCCCGCGGTTCTGGGAGACGGTGCGTTCGGTCGTTCCCGACTACCAGAGCCTGCGCGGCGAACTGCGCGACGAAGCCTTGCCGCGCTGGCATTGA
- a CDS encoding DUF4010 domain-containing protein, whose amino-acid sequence MAFETATLMSLALALGLGLLIGIERERRKGSGHTRRFAGIRTFALASLTGAGVQLLGQAWLTAVAAALVAGLALVSHYKDRSRDPGVTTEIALFLTFLLGLLSVPEPALAAALGVTVAVLLVARVPLQRFSTQVLSEQELRDALLLLASALVVLPLAPNQALPWLGGLNLRVVWQLVVLIMTVQALGHVALRLFGARLGLPLSGLVSGFVSSTATIAAMGARAVRHPELRTACVAGAWFSTVSTALQILLIAGLLYPAGLALFAPTLGSALLVALLLGLAAFRRSALPLDDTAAAGRAFSLRQSILLALLFTGIAVAVAWLQQGLGTIATLAATALAGLADAHSSAAAVMSLAARGELEPPTMLTAVLLAFSSNNLSKMVAAYLAGGARYGSIVSAGLALVALAAWMPWLWLRLSAS is encoded by the coding sequence ATGGCTTTCGAGACGGCCACCCTGATGAGCCTGGCGCTGGCCCTGGGCCTGGGGCTGCTGATCGGCATCGAACGCGAGCGCCGCAAGGGCAGCGGGCACACGCGCCGCTTTGCCGGCATCCGCACCTTTGCCCTGGCCTCCCTGACCGGGGCCGGTGTGCAGCTGCTGGGGCAAGCCTGGCTGACGGCTGTTGCCGCCGCCCTGGTGGCGGGGCTGGCGCTGGTGTCGCACTACAAGGACCGTTCACGCGATCCGGGCGTCACCACCGAGATCGCGCTCTTTCTCACGTTCCTGCTGGGCCTGCTCAGCGTGCCCGAACCGGCCCTGGCCGCGGCGCTGGGCGTGACGGTGGCCGTGCTGCTGGTCGCCCGTGTGCCCCTGCAGCGTTTCTCGACCCAGGTGCTGAGCGAGCAGGAACTGCGCGATGCCCTGCTGCTGCTGGCCTCGGCCCTGGTGGTGCTGCCGCTGGCGCCCAACCAGGCCTTGCCCTGGCTGGGGGGCCTCAACCTGCGCGTGGTCTGGCAGCTGGTGGTGCTGATCATGACGGTGCAGGCCCTGGGCCATGTGGCACTGCGCCTGTTCGGCGCCCGGCTCGGCCTGCCCCTGTCGGGGCTGGTGTCCGGTTTCGTTTCCAGCACCGCCACCATCGCAGCCATGGGCGCGCGTGCCGTGCGTCATCCCGAGTTGCGCACGGCCTGCGTGGCGGGTGCCTGGTTTTCCACGGTCTCCACGGCCCTGCAGATTCTGCTGATCGCCGGCCTGCTGTATCCCGCGGGGCTGGCGCTTTTTGCGCCGACCCTGGGCAGCGCGCTGCTGGTGGCACTGCTGCTCGGGCTGGCCGCCTTTCGCCGCAGTGCGCTGCCTCTGGATGACACGGCGGCTGCGGGGCGGGCTTTCAGTCTGCGGCAGTCCATCCTGCTGGCCCTGCTGTTCACCGGCATTGCGGTGGCCGTGGCCTGGCTGCAGCAGGGCCTGGGCACGATCGCCACGCTGGCGGCCACGGCGCTGGCTGGCCTGGCCGATGCGCACTCCTCGGCCGCTGCCGTGATGAGCCTGGCCGCACGCGGCGAGCTCGAGCCGCCCACCATGCTCACTGCCGTGCTGCTGGCCTTCAGCAGCAACAACCTCAGCAAGATGGTGGCCGCCTACCTTGCCGGCGGGGCGCGTTACGGCAGCATCGTGAGTGCGGGGCTGGCGCTGGTGGCGCTGGCGGCCTGGATGCCCTGGCTCTGGCTGCGTCTGTCCGCCTCCTGA
- a CDS encoding ABC transporter substrate-binding protein yields the protein MDASLKASFTPTGCLRASINLGNPILANKDPRSGQPVGVSVDLARAFAERLGVPLELVVLDTAGKSVDAVRQEQADIGFFAVDPLRGQEISFTGPYVLIEGFYLVRQDSPLQHSEEVDQPGLRVTVGAGSAYDLYLSREIKQAELVRAPSSPAVVETFLAQGHDVAAGVKQQLEADARRFPGLRLLPERFMVIRQAMGTPKSRGQAASDALYAFVEEMKASGFVADALWRHAIQGAAVAPAGR from the coding sequence ATGGACGCCAGTCTGAAGGCCTCATTCACCCCGACGGGCTGCTTGCGCGCCTCGATCAACCTCGGCAACCCGATCCTGGCCAACAAGGATCCGCGCAGCGGCCAGCCCGTGGGCGTGTCGGTCGATCTGGCGCGTGCGTTTGCCGAACGGCTGGGTGTGCCCCTGGAACTGGTCGTGCTGGACACGGCCGGCAAGTCGGTTGATGCCGTGCGGCAGGAGCAGGCCGACATCGGCTTCTTCGCAGTCGATCCGCTGCGTGGCCAGGAAATCTCCTTCACCGGGCCCTATGTGCTGATCGAGGGCTTTTACCTGGTGCGCCAGGATTCCCCGCTGCAGCACAGTGAGGAGGTGGACCAGCCCGGCCTGCGCGTGACGGTGGGCGCGGGCAGCGCCTATGACCTGTACCTCAGCCGCGAGATCAAGCAGGCTGAACTGGTGCGGGCGCCCAGCTCACCGGCCGTGGTGGAGACCTTCCTGGCGCAGGGGCACGATGTGGCGGCCGGCGTCAAGCAGCAGCTGGAGGCCGATGCCCGGCGTTTTCCGGGCCTGCGTCTGCTGCCGGAACGTTTCATGGTCATCCGGCAGGCCATGGGCACCCCCAAGAGCCGGGGCCAGGCGGCGAGCGATGCCCTGTATGCCTTCGTGGAAGAGATGAAAGCCAGCGGTTTCGTGGCGGACGCGCTCTGGCGCCATGCCATCCAGGGCGCGGCGGTGGCACCGGCCGGCCGTTGA
- a CDS encoding HPP family protein: MHPLFLWLRSFWPAPLSVSRREIWLGCLGAGLGLFGSEGLSHLALGELNPWFIAPMGASAVLLFAVPASPLAQPWSILGGNLVSALIGVLCAHTLGHGGLAAGVAGAGAIAAMFALRCLHPPGGAVALTAVLGGPAISQLGYGYALWPVAANSALLLGLALLFNNLMQRRYPHQAASQPHPHRTADRLPSARLGVSKEDLEAAVASQGQLLDISPDDLEQILTRAQLQASRRKWGDVYCRDIMSRDVIHVRPLDSVDEAWARLARHKVKALPVIRLDGTLAGIVSLHDFFVGHSAPDPRKMPVMSTARYVADIMTRKVRVARPETLMVDLVALFSDGGLHHMPVVDEQLHVVGMITQSDVVAALFKTGS; encoded by the coding sequence GTGCATCCTCTCTTCCTCTGGCTGCGCAGTTTCTGGCCCGCGCCGCTGTCGGTCAGCCGGCGTGAGATCTGGCTGGGCTGCCTGGGCGCCGGCCTGGGCCTGTTCGGCAGCGAAGGGCTCAGCCATCTGGCGCTGGGCGAACTCAATCCCTGGTTCATCGCCCCCATGGGCGCCTCGGCCGTGCTGCTCTTTGCCGTGCCGGCCAGCCCGCTGGCCCAGCCCTGGTCCATCCTGGGCGGCAACCTGGTCTCGGCGCTGATCGGCGTGCTGTGCGCGCACACCCTGGGCCATGGCGGCCTGGCGGCCGGTGTTGCTGGCGCCGGGGCCATTGCCGCCATGTTCGCCCTGCGCTGCCTGCACCCGCCCGGTGGTGCCGTGGCGCTGACCGCCGTGCTGGGCGGGCCGGCCATCAGCCAGCTGGGCTATGGCTATGCCTTGTGGCCGGTGGCCGCGAACTCCGCCCTGCTGCTCGGCCTGGCCCTGCTCTTCAACAACCTGATGCAGCGGCGCTACCCGCACCAGGCCGCTTCCCAACCCCACCCGCACCGCACGGCCGACCGGCTGCCCAGCGCACGCCTGGGCGTGAGCAAAGAGGATCTGGAGGCCGCCGTGGCCAGCCAGGGCCAGTTGCTCGACATCAGCCCCGACGACCTGGAGCAGATCCTCACGCGCGCGCAGCTGCAGGCCAGCCGCCGCAAATGGGGTGATGTGTACTGCCGCGACATCATGTCGCGCGACGTGATCCATGTCCGGCCGCTCGATTCGGTGGACGAGGCCTGGGCCCGGCTGGCGCGGCACAAGGTCAAGGCGCTGCCCGTGATCCGCCTCGACGGCACGCTGGCCGGCATCGTCTCACTGCACGACTTCTTCGTCGGGCACAGCGCGCCGGATCCGCGCAAGATGCCCGTCATGAGCACCGCGCGTTACGTGGCCGACATCATGACGCGCAAGGTGCGCGTGGCCCGCCCAGAGACCTTGATGGTGGACCTGGTGGCACTGTTCTCCGATGGCGGCCTGCACCACATGCCGGTGGTGGACGAACAGCTGCACGTGGTCGGCATGATCACGCAGTCCGACGTGGTGGCGGCGCTGTTCAAGACCGGTTCCTGA